One window of Thermacetogenium phaeum DSM 12270 genomic DNA carries:
- a CDS encoding DNA adenine methylase: MQHYSPLRYPGGKRKLAGFVRDAVILNDIQGGTYVEPFAGGASVALYLLFNEYVNQIVINDIDRSIYSFWHCVINRTDELCDRIEQTGITMEEWERQKAIQLNKEHAELLDLAFSTFFLNRTNRSGIIKGGVIGGKDQSGDWKMDVRFNKVDLIQRIRKIALYRDRISLHCADSIAFVNDILPNIDEHTLIYFDPPYYNQGSALYVNHYTHEDHEKLARYIQQLNCKWMLTYDYTPQIVEMYRNVEKRLLTLSYTASQKVKGSEMLAFSNNFIIPEGKYSAVTIE, translated from the coding sequence ATGCGGTTATTCTGAATGATATACAAGGTGGAACGTATGTTGAACCATTTGCAGGGGGCGCAAGCGTAGCGCTTTATTTGTTATTTAATGAATATGTAAATCAAATAGTGATTAACGATATCGATAGATCAATTTATTCATTTTGGCATTGCGTAATAAACCGTACAGATGAACTATGTGATAGAATTGAACAAACTGGAATTACGATGGAAGAATGGGAAAGGCAGAAAGCTATCCAATTAAATAAAGAACATGCTGAGCTTTTAGATTTAGCGTTCTCGACTTTCTTTTTAAATAGAACTAATCGATCTGGCATTATTAAAGGTGGAGTTATTGGAGGTAAAGACCAATCGGGTGATTGGAAAATGGATGTAAGATTTAACAAGGTAGACCTAATTCAAAGAATTAGAAAGATCGCCTTATATCGGGATAGAATTTCTCTGCATTGTGCAGATTCAATTGCATTTGTTAATGATATTCTTCCCAATATTGACGAACACACTTTGATTTATTTCGATCCCCCCTATTACAATCAGGGTTCTGCACTCTATGTGAATCATTATACACATGAGGATCACGAAAAATTAGCTCGATACATTCAACAATTGAATTGCAAATGGATGCTGACATATGATTATACACCCCAAATTGTAGAGATGTATCGTAACGTTGAAAAAAGATTACTGACATTAAGCTATACTGCATCCCAGAAAGTGAAAGGCAGCGAAATGTTGGCCTTCAGCAATAACTTTATTATTCCAGAAGGAAAATATTCAGCAGTTACTATAGAATAA
- a CDS encoding AAA family ATPase, with product MIKSLYVERFRAMKKLTIPLGKKVTVIAGQNATCKSTLLGMIGQPFGLKSERTIFNKPFSTKFSDIFKFSKTYDLPGEHEYQIEFYDSSLFGKNVEYIKSYKRASSDTSHIRLVVGKTRGKGDGNLDYPVIYLGLKRTYPIGELREITESIPTLTQTEIEMFNKWYKEIFFPQEKVSPIQITSKLQKDTLAVNSEKYDYFANSAGQDNIGQILGAIISFDRLKTKLGEGYKGGILLIDELDATLFPAAQTNLVDLFYKLAGKYNLQFVFTTHSLYTLEHIIEKRQHNNNDTEVLYFTNVYGKLDLIVAPQMQRIRSDLNMATISPSPIPKINLYCEDVEASWFIKRLLGPQKTKYLNFCDATFGGNFLSSLAEKNIPEFNNSIIILDGDKKPPKASHNVLCLPGNANPENVFRQLLEELPPDHDFWKNDLGYTKQVFEKELSKQTSGRYDDRNKMKAWFNNQKKFWGRGGNNIFKCWLEHHPEQAEDFRVQFVRVYNEIAKRRSIPTI from the coding sequence ATGATAAAATCTTTGTATGTAGAACGGTTTAGAGCAATGAAAAAATTGACTATTCCCTTGGGGAAAAAGGTTACGGTTATTGCCGGACAAAATGCCACATGCAAATCAACATTATTGGGAATGATAGGGCAACCCTTTGGATTAAAAAGCGAAAGAACCATTTTTAACAAACCTTTTTCAACCAAGTTCTCCGATATCTTTAAATTTTCAAAGACTTATGACTTGCCAGGGGAACATGAATATCAGATTGAGTTTTATGATTCATCTCTGTTTGGCAAAAATGTTGAATATATAAAATCATATAAGCGTGCTTCAAGTGATACGTCACATATCCGTTTGGTTGTAGGAAAAACCAGAGGAAAAGGTGATGGAAATTTAGATTATCCGGTAATATATCTTGGACTCAAGCGGACATACCCAATTGGTGAATTGAGAGAAATTACTGAGTCAATACCTACTCTTACTCAAACTGAAATAGAGATGTTTAATAAGTGGTACAAAGAGATCTTTTTTCCGCAGGAGAAAGTATCTCCTATCCAGATTACCTCTAAGCTGCAAAAGGATACTCTAGCAGTAAACTCAGAAAAATATGATTACTTTGCTAATTCTGCTGGACAAGACAATATTGGCCAAATTTTAGGCGCAATCATATCCTTTGACCGTCTGAAAACAAAACTTGGTGAAGGATACAAAGGTGGAATTCTTTTGATTGATGAGCTTGATGCAACCTTGTTTCCTGCAGCACAAACAAATCTGGTGGATCTGTTTTATAAGCTTGCGGGAAAGTACAATTTACAATTTGTATTTACAACACATTCTTTGTATACTTTAGAGCATATTATAGAGAAAAGACAGCATAATAATAATGATACAGAGGTGCTGTATTTTACCAATGTTTACGGAAAGCTAGATTTAATAGTAGCGCCTCAAATGCAACGCATTAGGAGCGATTTGAACATGGCTACTATTTCACCTTCACCAATTCCAAAAATCAACCTATATTGTGAAGATGTAGAAGCTTCTTGGTTTATAAAAAGACTGCTTGGGCCTCAAAAGACTAAATATCTTAATTTTTGTGATGCGACATTTGGCGGCAATTTTTTGAGTTCTCTTGCAGAGAAAAATATACCCGAATTTAATAATAGTATAATCATTTTAGATGGTGATAAGAAGCCTCCTAAAGCATCTCACAATGTTTTATGTTTGCCTGGCAATGCTAACCCGGAAAATGTTTTTCGTCAGTTGCTGGAAGAACTTCCGCCTGATCATGATTTTTGGAAAAATGATTTAGGATATACAAAGCAAGTCTTCGAAAAAGAACTATCAAAGCAGACAAGTGGGCGCTACGATGACAGGAATAAAATGAAGGCTTGGTTTAATAATCAGAAAAAGTTTTGGGGACGTGGGGGAAACAATATCTTTAAGTGCTGGTTGGAACATCATCCTGAACAGGCAGAAGATTTTCGTGTTCAATTTGTCCGAGTATATAATGAAATAGCAAAACGAAGATCCATACCAACCATTTGA
- a CDS encoding DDE-type integrase/transposase/recombinase produces MAAWWSIGKLNGRIFKRLQEELRYAGAESTIRRLVGQLRPSLRDVYIPLFFEPGEAAQVDWGEAIIYLNGEKIKANLICMRLCHSAMPFVMAFPSQRREAFIEGHIRAFEFFGGVPKRLIYDNQGNLKIAFRAPKTDGVIVLYKERDTAGAATSYWLMNYAGSNVIVMSPAEVPDVLSAENGFVLVKKINTVAKPNIW; encoded by the coding sequence ATGGCGGCATGGTGGTCTATAGGAAAACTTAACGGCAGGATCTTTAAGCGGCTCCAGGAAGAGCTTAGGTATGCAGGAGCGGAATCCACAATTCGCCGGTTGGTTGGGCAGTTGCGCCCTTCCCTCCGGGATGTTTACATACCCCTATTCTTCGAGCCAGGAGAAGCGGCTCAGGTAGACTGGGGAGAAGCCATCATCTACCTGAACGGAGAGAAAATCAAAGCAAATCTTATCTGTATGCGGCTCTGCCACAGCGCCATGCCATTTGTAATGGCGTTTCCGAGCCAGCGCCGGGAAGCGTTCATCGAAGGGCATATCAGAGCATTTGAATTTTTCGGCGGGGTACCCAAACGGCTGATTTACGACAACCAAGGAAACCTTAAGATCGCTTTCCGGGCTCCGAAAACGGACGGGGTGATCGTCCTGTACAAGGAGAGGGATACCGCGGGTGCGGCGACTTCATACTGGCTCATGAACTACGCCGGGAGCAACGTCATAGTGATGTCGCCCGCAGAAGTCCCCGATGTGTTGAGTGCGGAGAACGGGTTTGTACTGGTGAAGAAAATTAATACTGTTGCTAAGCCTAATATTTGGTAA
- a CDS encoding nucleotidyltransferase family protein, protein MFGVNELDNLIAKLKNSKALLHEQYGVEILGIFGSYVRGEQKRNSDVDILVDFKEPIGLLKFVALKNQLSEIIGRDVDLVTKTALKPGIGKRILEEVIYV, encoded by the coding sequence ATGTTTGGCGTGAACGAGCTGGATAACTTAATAGCCAAACTAAAAAATAGCAAAGCTCTACTCCATGAGCAGTACGGTGTCGAAATCCTCGGCATATTCGGCTCCTATGTTCGTGGGGAACAAAAAAGAAACAGTGATGTTGACATTCTGGTTGACTTCAAGGAGCCGATTGGGCTTCTAAAGTTTGTGGCCCTGAAGAACCAATTGAGTGAAATTATCGGCAGAGATGTTGATCTGGTCACGAAGACTGCACTCAAGCCGGGTATCGGCAAGAGAATACTGGAAGAGGTTATCTACGTATGA
- a CDS encoding HepT-like ribonuclease domain-containing protein, whose translation MKRSFEDYLNDIMEAITAIEAFTMGMTKENFISDLKTVYATRKALEIIGEAAKKIPASFKNKHKEVPWKEIAGMRDVLVHEYFGVDLDVVWKTVQQDIPVLKSLFLRLLNNFKAE comes from the coding sequence ATGAAGCGTTCATTCGAAGATTATCTCAACGACATAATGGAAGCGATAACTGCTATAGAAGCATTCACCATGGGAATGACGAAAGAAAACTTCATCAGCGATCTCAAAACGGTTTACGCTACGAGAAAGGCTCTTGAAATCATAGGTGAAGCAGCTAAAAAGATCCCGGCTTCTTTCAAGAATAAGCATAAGGAGGTTCCCTGGAAGGAGATCGCTGGAATGCGTGATGTGCTGGTGCATGAATACTTTGGAGTAGACCTTGACGTGGTGTGGAAAACAGTTCAGCAAGATATTCCGGTACTCAAAAGTCTTTTTTTGAGACTGTTGAACAATTTTAAAGCAGAATAA
- a CDS encoding flavin reductase family protein translates to MSHLLRRLRNFPALYLRRRCQNARSAGKILCWFFAVSVLAEDAPLSLIGQFGFKSGRDVDKFEGIPYKLTGNGLPYLIDHMLAYLEARVVQEVDAGTHTIFIGELTEAEVLRDGNPMTYAYYHQLKRGSASPTASSDIQERKETVNMAKYECTVSTREREPWCVAASRWSYKWRIRWMPARRNTCQCSKR, encoded by the coding sequence GTGAGCCACCTATTGCGGAGGCTTCGAAACTTTCCGGCGCTTTATCTGCGCCGGAGGTGCCAGAATGCAAGGAGTGCCGGTAAAATCCTGTGTTGGTTCTTTGCGGTATCAGTGCTGGCCGAGGATGCTCCCCTCTCCCTCATCGGCCAGTTCGGCTTCAAGTCCGGGCGGGACGTGGACAAGTTCGAAGGGATCCCTTACAAGTTGACCGGGAACGGTCTCCCCTACCTGATTGATCATATGCTGGCCTATCTCGAGGCCCGGGTAGTCCAGGAGGTGGATGCCGGCACCCATACCATCTTTATCGGGGAGCTGACAGAGGCGGAGGTGCTGCGGGATGGCAATCCCATGACCTACGCCTATTACCATCAGTTGAAGCGGGGGAGCGCTTCGCCTACCGCTTCGTCTGATATACAGGAAAGAAAGGAGACAGTTAATATGGCCAAATACGAATGTACGGTGTCCACCCGGGAAAGGGAACCCTGGTGTGTTGCGGCAAGCCGATGGAGTTACAAGTGGAGAATACGGTGGATGCCAGCAAGGAGAAACACGTGCCAGTGCTCGAAAAGGTAG
- a CDS encoding desulfoferrodoxin family protein yields the protein MVCCGKPMELQVENTVDASKEKHVPVLEKVDGGFKVTVGGTPHPMEDKHYIEWIGLQAYDRLLRRYLKPGMPPEAVFMRDADRVTARAYCNLHGHWKSE from the coding sequence CTGGTGTGTTGCGGCAAGCCGATGGAGTTACAAGTGGAGAATACGGTGGATGCCAGCAAGGAGAAACACGTGCCAGTGCTCGAAAAGGTAGATGGCGGTTTTAAGGTAACGGTGGGCGGCACTCCTCATCCCATGGAGGATAAGCACTACATTGAATGGATCGGACTCCAGGCGTACGATCGTCTCCTGCGCAGGTATCTGAAACCGGGGATGCCACCGGAGGCGGTTTTCATGCGCGATGCGGACAGGGTTACCGCCAGGGCCTACTGCAATCTGCACGGTCACTGGAAGTCGGAATAA
- a CDS encoding ISNCY family transposase — translation MELNRIQVLEQSLGGLITTKHAALVLGLSERHVYRLKARLREHGPASLAHGNRGRKPAHTIPEDIRQQVVQLAQSKYWGCNFTFLSELLHEYEGISLSPSSVARILKAAGISSPKKHRPPKLHRSRQRKPQIGLLVQIDGSHHDWLEGRGPKLVLLLAVDDATGQILAALFWPSEDFEGYCYLLFDLVTNHGIPVAIYSDRHTLFFSPKGEEDTTVEQQLLGQQRPLTQIGRILNELGIQHIPARSPQAKGRIERSFQTLQERLVLELRLAGAATLDEANAVLKNFIVRYNKKFAVQPADPVSAFRPIPSHLRLDHVFCWKEHRMLNPGYTIRFECKAYKVLNPKGAPVIPLRSVVEVHKLLDGRLYVGWKGNIYPLELLNVTSSPKTKSKAESKASTVANEKAGTTLTRRPAQDHPWRMPWKPRRPNYTTSTLTKSLTSFT, via the coding sequence ATGGAACTAAATCGGATTCAAGTTTTAGAACAATCTCTGGGAGGGTTAATTACTACCAAGCACGCGGCCTTGGTTCTTGGCCTGAGTGAACGCCACGTCTACAGGCTCAAAGCCAGGTTACGAGAGCACGGGCCCGCTTCCTTGGCCCACGGAAACCGCGGCCGTAAACCAGCTCACACTATTCCAGAAGATATCCGCCAACAGGTGGTCCAACTCGCTCAATCTAAATATTGGGGGTGTAATTTTACTTTCCTTAGCGAGTTGCTCCACGAGTATGAAGGTATCTCTCTAAGCCCTTCTTCTGTCGCTCGTATCCTTAAAGCCGCCGGTATCTCAAGCCCTAAAAAGCACCGGCCTCCTAAACTTCATCGTAGCCGTCAACGTAAACCTCAAATAGGCCTTTTAGTCCAAATCGACGGCAGCCACCACGATTGGCTGGAAGGCCGCGGCCCTAAGCTCGTACTGCTTTTAGCTGTCGATGACGCCACCGGCCAAATTCTTGCCGCCCTCTTTTGGCCTTCCGAAGATTTTGAGGGCTACTGCTACCTCCTCTTTGACTTGGTGACTAATCATGGTATCCCTGTGGCCATTTACTCCGACCGCCATACTCTCTTCTTTTCACCTAAAGGTGAAGAGGACACTACTGTCGAACAGCAGCTCCTCGGCCAACAGCGCCCTTTAACTCAAATCGGCCGCATCTTGAATGAGTTAGGGATTCAACATATCCCCGCCCGTTCCCCTCAGGCTAAAGGCCGCATCGAACGTTCCTTCCAGACCCTCCAGGAAAGGCTCGTTCTCGAGTTGCGCCTGGCAGGTGCTGCTACCCTCGATGAGGCTAATGCCGTCCTTAAAAATTTTATCGTGCGCTATAACAAAAAGTTCGCCGTGCAACCCGCTGATCCGGTTTCCGCTTTCCGCCCCATCCCCTCCCACTTGCGCCTGGATCATGTCTTCTGCTGGAAGGAACACCGCATGTTGAACCCCGGCTATACCATCCGCTTCGAGTGTAAGGCTTATAAGGTGTTAAATCCTAAAGGCGCGCCTGTTATCCCTCTGCGTTCTGTGGTCGAAGTGCATAAGCTCCTTGATGGCCGCTTGTATGTGGGATGGAAGGGTAATATATACCCACTAGAGCTCTTGAATGTTACCTCTTCTCCTAAAACAAAATCTAAAGCTGAATCTAAGGCCTCCACTGTTGCTAATGAAAAGGCAGGCACTACTCTTACCCGTAGGCCCGCTCAAGACCACCCATGGCGTATGCCATGGAAACCTCGCAGGCCTAATTATACCACTTCTACCCTGACAAAATCACTGACGAGTTTTACCTGA
- a CDS encoding sodium-translocating pyrophosphatase, with amino-acid sequence MDNLQSLVIYAPAMGAISLLFALYLASKVSKADPGNEMMVKISGYIADGAMAFLRKQYSAVAIFVLIVFLVLLFLLPSKAWQTAICYLVGAVCSATAGFLGMKVATKANVRTTQAARTSQNAALGIAFSGGAVMGMSVTGLGLLGLGLLYLIFEDPTIVNGFAMGGSSVALFGRVGGGIYTKAADVGADLVGKVEAGLPEDDPRNPATIADNVGDNVGDVAGMGSDLFESYVGSIISAMTLGVLGLGFNGVLLPMIIAAAGIIASIIGTFFVKTDEKSNPLKALNMGTTVASVVLLIAAYIAVRLITPDQPGLFWAILGGMVVGMLIGFVTQYYTASEYNPTRGIAKAATTGPATVIIAGLGVGMLSTVIPILLICAAIILAFVTGGLYGVALAAVGMLATTGMVVAVDAYGPIADNAGGIAEMTPDLPDSVRATTDKLDAVGNTTAAIGKGFAIGSAALTALALMAAYGQVAGIQSINLLDPMVIVGLLIGGMLPFFFCAMTMGAVGKAAGKMVDEVRRQFREIKGLLEGTAPADYVKCVEISTSAAIREMIAPGLLAVIAPILVGFILRAEALGGMLAGSIVSGVCLAIMLANSGGAWDNAKKYIEEGNYGGKNSPAHAAAVEGDTVGDPCKDTAGPSLNILLKLMSIVSLVFVAPFF; translated from the coding sequence ATGGATAATCTACAGAGCTTAGTTATCTATGCTCCGGCAATGGGAGCAATTTCTTTGCTTTTTGCTCTTTACCTGGCGAGCAAAGTAAGCAAAGCAGATCCCGGAAACGAGATGATGGTGAAGATTTCCGGTTACATTGCTGATGGGGCGATGGCTTTTCTGAGGAAGCAGTACAGTGCAGTTGCTATTTTCGTGCTGATTGTCTTTTTGGTGCTTTTATTTCTGCTTCCTTCTAAGGCCTGGCAAACCGCCATCTGTTATCTGGTAGGGGCGGTGTGCTCGGCAACGGCAGGGTTTTTAGGTATGAAGGTGGCTACTAAAGCCAACGTCAGAACGACGCAGGCAGCCCGCACTTCCCAGAATGCCGCGTTGGGAATTGCTTTTTCCGGCGGGGCCGTGATGGGCATGTCGGTTACGGGCTTGGGCCTTCTGGGGCTGGGGCTCCTTTACCTCATCTTTGAGGATCCTACCATTGTCAATGGCTTTGCCATGGGGGGTTCCTCTGTTGCTCTCTTCGGCCGTGTAGGCGGCGGTATCTATACCAAAGCCGCCGATGTTGGGGCCGACCTGGTCGGCAAAGTAGAAGCCGGCCTCCCAGAAGATGATCCCAGGAATCCAGCCACCATTGCCGATAACGTAGGAGACAATGTCGGGGATGTGGCCGGCATGGGTTCCGACCTCTTTGAGTCTTATGTTGGTTCCATTATCAGTGCCATGACCCTGGGTGTGCTGGGATTGGGATTCAACGGCGTCCTGCTGCCGATGATCATTGCTGCGGCCGGTATTATTGCATCTATCATCGGAACCTTCTTCGTTAAAACCGATGAAAAATCGAATCCTCTCAAGGCCTTGAACATGGGAACAACTGTTGCCTCTGTCGTTCTCTTGATTGCAGCCTACATTGCCGTGCGCTTGATTACACCCGATCAACCAGGCTTATTCTGGGCGATCCTGGGTGGCATGGTAGTCGGAATGCTGATCGGCTTTGTGACCCAATACTATACCGCTTCAGAATACAACCCGACACGGGGCATCGCCAAGGCAGCAACGACCGGTCCGGCAACGGTGATCATTGCAGGATTGGGTGTAGGCATGCTCTCTACGGTTATTCCGATTCTTTTAATTTGTGCTGCAATTATTCTGGCTTTCGTTACAGGTGGCCTATATGGAGTCGCTTTGGCGGCTGTCGGTATGCTGGCGACAACCGGTATGGTGGTTGCGGTCGATGCCTATGGGCCGATTGCCGATAATGCCGGCGGAATTGCCGAGATGACTCCTGATTTGCCCGACTCCGTCCGCGCAACCACCGATAAGCTGGATGCAGTAGGCAATACCACCGCTGCCATCGGCAAAGGTTTTGCCATCGGATCTGCAGCCCTGACCGCCCTGGCTCTGATGGCTGCGTATGGACAGGTAGCCGGGATCCAATCCATCAACCTCCTGGATCCGATGGTTATTGTCGGGCTGTTAATCGGGGGGATGCTGCCCTTCTTCTTCTGCGCTATGACCATGGGTGCTGTCGGTAAAGCTGCCGGCAAGATGGTGGACGAAGTCAGAAGGCAGTTCCGGGAGATCAAGGGTTTGCTGGAAGGCACTGCCCCCGCCGACTATGTAAAGTGTGTTGAAATTAGCACTAGTGCGGCCATTAGAGAGATGATTGCTCCCGGTTTGCTGGCAGTCATCGCGCCGATTCTGGTCGGGTTCATCCTGCGTGCCGAAGCGCTGGGCGGTATGCTGGCCGGTTCCATCGTCTCCGGCGTCTGTTTGGCAATTATGCTGGCCAACTCCGGTGGCGCCTGGGACAACGCCAAAAAATATATTGAAGAAGGGAACTATGGCGGTAAGAATTCCCCCGCACATGCGGCAGCCGTTGAGGGTGACACCGTCGGTGACCCGTGTAAAGACACAGCTGGGCCTTCTTTGAACATCCTGTTAAAGCTGATGTCCATCGTATCCCTGGTGTTTGTTGCGCCGTTCTTCTAA
- a CDS encoding glycerol-3-phosphate acyltransferase codes for MYFLILLFSYLLGSIPTAYLAGKLWRGIDIRRYGSGNVGTMNARAVLGWGAAVPVFLLDLGKGMLVVYLARLAGLEGNIALLAAVVGHIYPVWLRWQGGKGLATAFGGLLLEQQFFGILAFCGVWLCIYLFSRDSDRAGLGGALAFTGLAAWRGVAPGKLWLVMIGLVVAWKHFVELTRKGR; via the coding sequence ATGTATTTCTTGATTCTTTTGTTTTCCTATCTGCTGGGCAGTATTCCGACGGCGTATCTTGCCGGGAAGCTGTGGCGCGGTATCGACATCAGGAGGTACGGGAGCGGGAATGTCGGCACCATGAACGCCAGAGCCGTCTTGGGATGGGGAGCAGCAGTTCCGGTTTTCCTCTTGGATCTCGGCAAGGGAATGCTGGTCGTCTATCTTGCCCGCCTAGCTGGCCTTGAAGGAAACATTGCTCTTTTGGCTGCGGTGGTCGGGCACATTTACCCGGTCTGGCTGCGGTGGCAGGGAGGGAAGGGGCTGGCAACTGCCTTCGGCGGCTTGCTGCTGGAGCAGCAGTTCTTTGGTATTCTCGCTTTTTGCGGCGTATGGCTGTGTATCTACCTTTTCAGCAGGGACTCCGACCGCGCCGGGTTGGGCGGAGCCCTGGCCTTTACCGGATTGGCCGCCTGGAGGGGTGTTGCCCCCGGGAAGTTGTGGCTGGTGATGATCGGCCTGGTCGTTGCCTGGAAACACTTTGTCGAGTTAACGAGAAAAGGGCGATGA
- the nuoE gene encoding NADH-quinone oxidoreductase subunit NuoE — translation MEVTQPDINRVDSVIREYEDEPGSLISILQKVQDLFGYLPLPVLRYVAQRTGIKLAKVYGVASFYKQFRLTPRGKYELLLCQGTACHVNGSERLAEALREELQIEDGETTGDGLFTLSSAACLGCCSLAPVMMINGRAYGQLTPQKARRIVRELAEREKNSLEGGECR, via the coding sequence ATGGAAGTTACGCAGCCCGACATAAACAGAGTTGATAGTGTGATCCGGGAATACGAGGATGAACCCGGCAGCCTGATCAGCATCCTTCAGAAGGTCCAGGATCTGTTCGGTTATCTTCCCCTGCCGGTGCTCAGGTATGTAGCGCAGAGAACCGGCATCAAGCTGGCTAAGGTTTACGGGGTGGCCTCTTTTTACAAACAGTTCCGGCTCACTCCTCGTGGCAAGTATGAGCTCCTTCTCTGCCAGGGCACGGCCTGCCATGTCAACGGTTCGGAGCGGCTGGCAGAGGCGCTCCGCGAAGAGCTGCAGATCGAGGATGGGGAAACCACCGGCGACGGCCTGTTTACTCTGAGCAGCGCCGCCTGTCTGGGCTGCTGCAGCCTGGCGCCGGTGATGATGATCAACGGCCGGGCTTACGGACAGCTTACTCCGCAGAAGGCACGGCGAATCGTAAGGGAACTGGCAGAACGGGAGAAAAATAGCCTTGAGGGCGGTGAATGCCGGTGA
- a CDS encoding NADH-ubiquinone oxidoreductase-F iron-sulfur binding region domain-containing protein, with protein MKVWEAVKAEAERRSLEIEMQQTGCVGMCHHEPLLDLIDDGGEVYTYGHVTPGRVKRIFDDHVTGGQPVAEYLVGTSSQPNDFLSGQVRIALRNCGVIDPEEIRDYCARGGYAALRQAVTAMRPEEVISEVKASGLRGRGGAGFPSWVKWQAARQAEGDVKYIICNADEGDPGAFMDRSILEGDPHSVLEGMALAGYAVGAGEGVIYVRAEYPLAVRRLEVAIKQARKEGVLGQNIFGSGFSFDIRIKHGAGAFVCGEETALIASLEGERGMPRLKPPYPAEQGYWGKPTVINNVETYANVPWIISQGGKAFAAVGTDKSKGTKVFALAGKVKRGGLVEIPMGVSLRKVIFEIGGGIKSDRKFKAVQLGGPSGGCISEQLLDTPVDYESIVATGAIMGSGGMVVMDDTTCMVDIARFFLDFTRKESCGKCVQCRIGTKRMLEILERIVNGEGREGDIELLEEIANQVKQGSLCGLGQSAPNPVLTTIRYFREEYEVHIRDHRCPARQCRALISYRIDPERCGGCGSCASKCPVGCISGKKKEPHVIDQSQCIKCGTCLETCPSRYKAIIVE; from the coding sequence ATGAAGGTTTGGGAGGCCGTCAAAGCCGAAGCTGAACGGCGCTCCCTGGAGATCGAGATGCAGCAGACGGGCTGCGTCGGCATGTGCCACCACGAGCCGCTGCTGGATCTGATCGACGATGGCGGGGAGGTTTACACCTATGGGCATGTTACCCCTGGGCGGGTCAAGAGGATTTTTGACGACCACGTCACCGGGGGGCAACCGGTTGCCGAATACCTGGTGGGCACCTCTTCCCAGCCCAATGATTTTCTTTCCGGACAGGTGCGGATCGCCTTGCGCAACTGTGGCGTCATCGATCCTGAAGAGATCCGGGATTACTGTGCCCGGGGTGGTTACGCTGCCCTGCGGCAGGCGGTTACGGCGATGCGCCCTGAAGAAGTGATCTCGGAGGTGAAGGCATCAGGCCTCCGCGGTCGGGGGGGTGCCGGGTTCCCCAGCTGGGTCAAGTGGCAGGCCGCCAGGCAGGCGGAGGGAGACGTCAAGTACATCATCTGCAACGCGGATGAGGGGGACCCCGGGGCGTTTATGGACCGCAGCATCCTGGAAGGGGACCCTCATTCCGTGCTGGAAGGGATGGCTCTCGCCGGTTATGCCGTTGGGGCGGGAGAGGGCGTTATCTACGTGCGGGCGGAGTATCCCCTTGCCGTCCGGCGCCTGGAGGTCGCCATCAAGCAAGCCCGGAAGGAGGGCGTCCTGGGGCAGAACATCTTCGGTTCTGGCTTTTCCTTTGATATCAGGATCAAGCATGGTGCCGGGGCCTTTGTTTGCGGTGAGGAAACCGCCCTCATCGCCTCGCTGGAGGGGGAGCGGGGAATGCCCCGTTTGAAGCCCCCTTATCCTGCCGAACAGGGCTACTGGGGAAAACCCACTGTCATCAACAATGTGGAAACCTACGCCAATGTTCCCTGGATTATTTCTCAGGGGGGAAAAGCCTTCGCCGCCGTCGGTACTGATAAGAGCAAGGGGACGAAGGTTTTTGCCCTCGCCGGGAAGGTGAAGAGGGGTGGTCTGGTAGAGATTCCCATGGGCGTGTCCTTGAGAAAGGTGATCTTCGAGATCGGCGGCGGAATCAAAAGCGACCGCAAGTTCAAGGCGGTGCAGCTGGGAGGCCCCTCCGGAGGCTGTATCTCCGAACAGCTGTTGGATACGCCTGTGGATTATGAATCGATCGTGGCCACGGGAGCCATCATGGGCTCCGGCGGTATGGTGGTGATGGACGACACCACCTGCATGGTAGATATCGCCCGCTTTTTCCTGGACTTCACCCGGAAGGAATCCTGTGGCAAGTGTGTGCAGTGCCGTATCGGCACCAAGCGGATGCTGGAGATCCTGGAGCGGATCGTCAATGGAGAGGGGAGAGAGGGGGATATCGAGCTCCTCGAAGAGATAGCCAACCAGGTCAAGCAGGGCTCCCTCTGCGGCCTGGGCCAGAGCGCTCCCAACCCCGTCCTGACCACCATCCGCTATTTCCGGGAGGAGTATGAGGTCCACATCAGGGATCACAGGTGCCCGGCCCGTCAGTGCCGCGCCCTGATCAGCTACCGGATCGACCCGGAGCGCTGTGGAGGCTGTGGTTCCTGTGCCAGCAAGTGCCCTGTGGGGTGTATTTCCGGGAAGAAAAAGGAGCCCCATGTCATCGACCAGTCGCAGTGCATCAAATGCGGTACCTGTTTGGAAACATGCCCTTCCAGGTATAAGGCAATTATCGTGGAGTAG